The Canis aureus isolate CA01 chromosome 11, VMU_Caureus_v.1.0, whole genome shotgun sequence genome has a segment encoding these proteins:
- the IL1RL1 gene encoding interleukin-1 receptor-like 1 isoform X2 codes for MRLWVLALLTILEHYTAAKFSKSSWGLENEALIVRCPRQGKSRYPVDWYDSKTNKSITTQKRNRVFASGERLKFLPAKVKDSGIYTCIIRSSPTTNKTGYVNVTIYKKQPDCRIPDHLIYSTTYGSEKNSKVYCPTIDFYNWTAPVEWFKNCKVLQGPRFHIHRTFLLIDNATSKDTGDYTCRFMHNENGINYSVTATRSFVVQNKESLSWFPVILAPPQNETKEVEIGSQMMSGVRWLVNRTTAQNFGEARIQEEREPNQSFSNEMTCQSTILRINDVREEDLSLRYDCLAQNLHGKIRHTIRLKWKSPIDKQSTYYILAGFSVLLMLINVMVIILKVFWIEVILLWRDIARPYKTKNDGKIYDAYVIYPRNYKNSPERASAVEYFVHQILPDVLENKCGYNLCIYGRDLLPGEDAATAVETNIRKSRRHIFILTPEITHSREFAYEQEIALHSALIQNDAKVILIELEALSKPGGLQFGELQDSLKHLVEVQGTIKWREDHVANKQSLNSKFWKHVRYHMPVPNRLPGKTSSLASLSAQGQ; via the exons ATGAGACTTTGGGTCTTGGCACTTCTGACAATTCTTGAACATTACACAGCAGCTAAGTTTA GCAAATCATCTTGGGGGCTGGAAAATGAGGCTTTAATTGTGAGATGTCCTAGGCAAGGAAAGTCTCGGTATCCTGTGGATTGGTATGActcaaaaaccaacaaaagtatAACCACCCAGAAAAGAAATCGTGTATTCGCCTCGGGGGAACGTCTTAAGTTTCTCCCAGCCAAAGTCAAGGATTCTGGAATTTACACTTGCATTATCAGAAG TAGTCCTACCACCAATAAGACTGGATATGTGAACGtcaccatatataaaaaacaacCAGATTGCCGTATTCCAGATCATCTGATATATTCAACAACATATGgatcagaaaaaaattccaaagtatATTGTCCTACAATTGACTTCTACAATTGGACAGCACCTGTTGAGTGGTTTAAG aattgCAAAGTTCTTCAAGGACCAAGGTTTCACATACACAGGACCTTTTTGCTGATTGACAATGCAACTAGCAAGGACACGGGTGATTATACATGCAGATTTATGCACAATGAAAATGGAATCAATTACAGCGTGACAGCAACCAGATCATTCGTTGTGCAAA ATAAGGAAAGCCTTTCTTGGTTTCCAGTAATTCTAGCGCCtccacaaaatgaaacaaaagaagtgGAAATTG GCTCTCAGATGATGTCTGGCGTCCGGTGGTTGGTGAACAGAACTACAGCTCAGAACTTTGGTGAAGCAAGAATTCAAGAGGAACGGGAGCCAAATCAAAG TTTTAGCAATGAGATGACGTGTCAGAGCaccattttaagaataaatgacGTGAGAGAAGAGGATTTATCACTGCGGTATGACTGTCTGGCTCAGAATTTGCATGGCAAGATACGGCACACCATAAGACTAAAGTGGAAAAGTCCAA TTGACAAGCAAAGCACCTACTACATACTTGCGGGATTTAGCGTCTTGTTAATGCTAATCAATGTCATGGTGATAATATTAAAAGTGTTCTGGATTGAGGTTATTCTGCTCTGGAGAGACATAGCTAGACCTTACAAAACTAAGAATG ATGGAAAGATCTACGATGCTTATGTTATCTATCCACGGAACTATAAAAATAGTCCAGAGAGGGCCAGTGCTGTAGAGTACTTTGTCCACCAGATTTTGCCTGATGTTCTTGAAAATAAATGTGGCTATAACTTATGCATTTATGGGAGAGATCTGCTACCTGGAGAAG ATGCAGCCACCGCAGTGGAAACCAACATACGAAAGAGTAGGCGCCACATTTTTATCCTGACTCCTGAGATCACACACAGCAGGGAGTTTGCCTACGAGCAGGAGATCGCCCTGCACAGTGCCCTCATCCAGAACGACGCCAAGGTGATTCTTATAGAATTGGAGGCTCTGAGCAAGCCAGGTGGACTACAGTTTGGGGAGCTTCAAGATTCCCTCAAGCACCTTGTGGAAGTGCAAGGTACCATCAAGTGGAGGGAAGACCATGTGGCCAACAAACAGTCGCTGAATTCCAAATTCTGGAAGCATGTGAGGTACCACATGCCTGTGCCCAACAGACTGCCAGGGAAGACATCCAGTTTGGCTTCCCTGAGTGCCCAGGGGCAGTAG
- the IL1RL1 gene encoding interleukin-1 receptor-like 1 isoform X1, whose protein sequence is MRLWVLALLTILEHYTAAKFSKSSWGLENEALIVRCPRQGKSRYPVDWYDSKTNKSITTQKRNRVFASGERLKFLPAKVKDSGIYTCIIRSSPTTNKTGYVNVTIYKKQPDCRIPDHLIYSTTYGSEKNSKVYCPTIDFYNWTAPVEWFKNCKVLQGPRFHIHRTFLLIDNATSKDTGDYTCRFMHNENGINYSVTATRSFVVQNKESLSWFPVILAPPQNETKEVEIGKPANILCSACFGKGSQMMSGVRWLVNRTTAQNFGEARIQEEREPNQSFSNEMTCQSTILRINDVREEDLSLRYDCLAQNLHGKIRHTIRLKWKSPIDKQSTYYILAGFSVLLMLINVMVIILKVFWIEVILLWRDIARPYKTKNDGKIYDAYVIYPRNYKNSPERASAVEYFVHQILPDVLENKCGYNLCIYGRDLLPGEDAATAVETNIRKSRRHIFILTPEITHSREFAYEQEIALHSALIQNDAKVILIELEALSKPGGLQFGELQDSLKHLVEVQGTIKWREDHVANKQSLNSKFWKHVRYHMPVPNRLPGKTSSLASLSAQGQ, encoded by the exons ATGAGACTTTGGGTCTTGGCACTTCTGACAATTCTTGAACATTACACAGCAGCTAAGTTTA GCAAATCATCTTGGGGGCTGGAAAATGAGGCTTTAATTGTGAGATGTCCTAGGCAAGGAAAGTCTCGGTATCCTGTGGATTGGTATGActcaaaaaccaacaaaagtatAACCACCCAGAAAAGAAATCGTGTATTCGCCTCGGGGGAACGTCTTAAGTTTCTCCCAGCCAAAGTCAAGGATTCTGGAATTTACACTTGCATTATCAGAAG TAGTCCTACCACCAATAAGACTGGATATGTGAACGtcaccatatataaaaaacaacCAGATTGCCGTATTCCAGATCATCTGATATATTCAACAACATATGgatcagaaaaaaattccaaagtatATTGTCCTACAATTGACTTCTACAATTGGACAGCACCTGTTGAGTGGTTTAAG aattgCAAAGTTCTTCAAGGACCAAGGTTTCACATACACAGGACCTTTTTGCTGATTGACAATGCAACTAGCAAGGACACGGGTGATTATACATGCAGATTTATGCACAATGAAAATGGAATCAATTACAGCGTGACAGCAACCAGATCATTCGTTGTGCAAA ATAAGGAAAGCCTTTCTTGGTTTCCAGTAATTCTAGCGCCtccacaaaatgaaacaaaagaagtgGAAATTG GAAAACCAGCAAACATCCTCTGCTCTGCTTGCTTTGGGAAAGGCTCTCAGATGATGTCTGGCGTCCGGTGGTTGGTGAACAGAACTACAGCTCAGAACTTTGGTGAAGCAAGAATTCAAGAGGAACGGGAGCCAAATCAAAG TTTTAGCAATGAGATGACGTGTCAGAGCaccattttaagaataaatgacGTGAGAGAAGAGGATTTATCACTGCGGTATGACTGTCTGGCTCAGAATTTGCATGGCAAGATACGGCACACCATAAGACTAAAGTGGAAAAGTCCAA TTGACAAGCAAAGCACCTACTACATACTTGCGGGATTTAGCGTCTTGTTAATGCTAATCAATGTCATGGTGATAATATTAAAAGTGTTCTGGATTGAGGTTATTCTGCTCTGGAGAGACATAGCTAGACCTTACAAAACTAAGAATG ATGGAAAGATCTACGATGCTTATGTTATCTATCCACGGAACTATAAAAATAGTCCAGAGAGGGCCAGTGCTGTAGAGTACTTTGTCCACCAGATTTTGCCTGATGTTCTTGAAAATAAATGTGGCTATAACTTATGCATTTATGGGAGAGATCTGCTACCTGGAGAAG ATGCAGCCACCGCAGTGGAAACCAACATACGAAAGAGTAGGCGCCACATTTTTATCCTGACTCCTGAGATCACACACAGCAGGGAGTTTGCCTACGAGCAGGAGATCGCCCTGCACAGTGCCCTCATCCAGAACGACGCCAAGGTGATTCTTATAGAATTGGAGGCTCTGAGCAAGCCAGGTGGACTACAGTTTGGGGAGCTTCAAGATTCCCTCAAGCACCTTGTGGAAGTGCAAGGTACCATCAAGTGGAGGGAAGACCATGTGGCCAACAAACAGTCGCTGAATTCCAAATTCTGGAAGCATGTGAGGTACCACATGCCTGTGCCCAACAGACTGCCAGGGAAGACATCCAGTTTGGCTTCCCTGAGTGCCCAGGGGCAGTAG